The following proteins are co-located in the Spirosoma montaniterrae genome:
- a CDS encoding 3-keto-disaccharide hydrolase, giving the protein MKRSVLTSMPLVVLCCIALLPTAWAQVGVGAKPVAGAEVFFDGTRQMLDEKWTYWDGPRLSTTLPIKWFLVKDPVDGDQTQPDRTRPGMVLNTNDPAAAGGKYGAADIVTKKQFKDCRVHIEFLIQKPGGNSGVYLQSRYEIQVLDGDTTKHGMGAVINESPSPYAAYTGLGKWNAYDIVFRAARFENGKRTEPARITLYFNGKKAHTNFPINQVWGGANSGIDGGNDDGKGITDTPGGLKLQAEGHDVLYRNIWIQPLELKTANTDF; this is encoded by the coding sequence ATGAAGCGTTCTGTTCTGACATCTATGCCGCTGGTTGTTTTGTGTTGTATTGCCTTACTACCAACAGCGTGGGCGCAGGTTGGTGTAGGCGCGAAGCCCGTTGCCGGGGCAGAGGTGTTTTTCGACGGAACCCGGCAGATGCTCGATGAGAAATGGACGTACTGGGATGGCCCGCGCCTGAGTACGACCCTGCCCATCAAGTGGTTTCTGGTGAAAGACCCCGTTGATGGCGACCAAACGCAGCCCGACCGAACGCGGCCCGGCATGGTGCTGAATACCAACGACCCGGCAGCAGCGGGCGGTAAATACGGAGCCGCCGACATCGTGACGAAAAAACAATTCAAAGACTGTCGCGTACATATCGAATTCCTGATTCAGAAACCGGGCGGCAATAGTGGCGTGTATCTGCAAAGCCGCTACGAAATTCAGGTTCTCGATGGCGACACCACCAAACATGGCATGGGCGCAGTTATCAACGAATCGCCTTCGCCCTACGCAGCTTATACCGGGCTGGGGAAATGGAACGCCTACGACATCGTGTTTCGGGCGGCCCGGTTCGAGAACGGCAAACGCACCGAACCTGCCCGGATAACGCTGTATTTCAACGGTAAAAAAGCCCATACCAATTTCCCGATCAATCAGGTCTGGGGCGGAGCCAACTCGGGCATCGACGGCGGCAACGACGATGGCAAGGGAATTACCGATACACCCGGTGGGCTGAAACTACAGGCCGAAGGCCATGACGTACTCTACCGCAACATCTGGATTCAGCCGCTGGAACTCAAAACGGCGAATACGGATTTTTGA
- a CDS encoding collagen-like protein — MKSIYTGILMIAIIFGSLNFQACQPKDGEPGPAGPAGPAGPAGPAGPAGPAGSANVQYSPWSTITLTGSGTSYSVFLNAPAITQAVLDQAAVFAYINFTTGEYFQLPYLDGTRFFRARFYVGRIEFSANYATSPNQRVRYVIIPGGTTVGGRKAAVDMSNYQAVKAYYHLPD; from the coding sequence ATGAAATCTATCTATACTGGCATTCTGATGATTGCCATCATTTTCGGCTCTCTTAACTTCCAGGCGTGTCAGCCCAAAGATGGCGAACCCGGTCCGGCAGGCCCAGCCGGGCCAGCGGGACCAGCCGGACCCGCTGGGCCAGCCGGACCAGCAGGTAGCGCAAACGTACAGTATTCCCCCTGGAGTACCATTACACTCACCGGAAGTGGCACGTCGTACTCGGTGTTTTTGAACGCCCCGGCTATCACGCAGGCCGTACTCGATCAGGCTGCTGTGTTCGCCTATATCAATTTCACGACGGGCGAATATTTTCAACTACCTTATCTTGATGGAACCCGCTTTTTCCGCGCCCGTTTCTATGTAGGACGCATTGAGTTTTCGGCTAACTATGCCACTTCACCAAACCAGCGCGTTCGCTATGTGATTATCCCCGGCGGCACAACCGTAGGCGGACGCAAAGCAGCCGTCGACATGAGCAATTATCAGGCCGTAAAAGCCTATTACCATCTTCCTGACTGA
- a CDS encoding SDR family NAD(P)-dependent oxidoreductase, protein MSNHLLIVGAGPGVALGVAKRFGRENFRVSLVARRIESLQNLQQQLATDGVDVGNYSADVANFDQLRQTLLTVLAERGPATVLLYNPSVYREADALTLDPELFMQDMRTDVAGLLVAVQAVAPAMQQAGSGTVLVTGGSTALQPYGPLTSLSVGKAAVRNMAECVRQTLEPLGIRVGTVTIMGAVGSNDHFSPDRIADAFWTLYQQPRTQWTFERMYE, encoded by the coding sequence ATGTCTAATCATCTGCTGATTGTAGGCGCAGGACCGGGCGTAGCCCTCGGTGTAGCCAAACGCTTTGGCCGCGAGAATTTTCGGGTGTCGCTCGTTGCCCGCCGGATTGAATCGCTTCAGAATCTGCAACAGCAACTCGCTACTGATGGCGTTGACGTAGGCAACTACTCCGCCGACGTTGCCAACTTCGATCAGCTTCGCCAAACGCTGCTGACCGTACTGGCCGAACGCGGCCCGGCAACGGTGTTGCTCTATAACCCATCTGTATATCGGGAAGCCGACGCCCTGACCCTCGACCCGGAATTGTTCATGCAGGATATGCGTACCGACGTGGCCGGGCTGTTGGTAGCCGTTCAGGCGGTCGCTCCTGCCATGCAGCAAGCCGGGAGCGGCACGGTGCTGGTAACAGGGGGCAGCACGGCCTTACAACCGTATGGCCCGCTAACGTCGCTCTCGGTTGGCAAAGCGGCTGTTCGGAACATGGCCGAGTGTGTGCGCCAGACGCTCGAACCGCTCGGCATTCGGGTCGGCACCGTCACCATTATGGGAGCCGTCGGCAGCAACGACCATTTCTCACCCGACCGCATCGCCGACGCCTTCTGGACCCTGTATCAGCAACCACGAACGCAGTGGACGTTTGAGCGGATGTATGAATGA